In Rhodoferax koreense, a genomic segment contains:
- a CDS encoding PEP-CTERM sorting domain-containing protein, which translates to MMTRFAQLLFALLLTSSHLAHASWTSFSLDQIDAPLSAPRHIDIATLDPFALGTTIELGVPSVSPGTPLFSFRNATGFTLDDFHVTITCVQTDLNACNGGQVFGPSQPSSDIFSQVSDNVVPSQNAGIYTWNFDFSGGDILPGELFAIVDKGNALGLPPAVLGITARASVPEPSSALLTLSALAFVGLISRRRRVVKCPIPPRRSVVHVLQLRNPQHRASPFTRHTSMG; encoded by the coding sequence ATGATGACCAGATTTGCGCAACTGCTGTTCGCGCTCCTTTTGACGTCGAGCCATTTAGCCCATGCGTCTTGGACGAGCTTTTCGCTCGATCAGATCGACGCGCCGCTCAGCGCCCCACGCCACATCGACATCGCCACTCTCGATCCCTTCGCCTTGGGAACGACGATCGAACTCGGTGTGCCATCGGTGTCGCCAGGAACTCCGCTCTTCAGTTTCAGGAACGCCACCGGCTTCACGCTGGACGACTTCCATGTGACCATCACCTGCGTACAGACCGATCTCAACGCATGCAACGGTGGGCAGGTATTCGGCCCCTCCCAGCCATCGAGCGACATCTTCAGTCAAGTCTCCGACAACGTGGTCCCCTCGCAGAATGCCGGGATCTACACATGGAATTTCGACTTTTCCGGCGGGGATATCCTGCCGGGCGAACTCTTCGCCATCGTTGACAAGGGCAACGCTCTCGGACTTCCGCCCGCCGTGCTCGGCATCACCGCACGCGCTTCAGTCCCTGAGCCAAGCAGCGCCTTGTTGACCCTCTCGGCGTTGGCCTTCGTCGGCCTGATCAGCCGGCGTCGGCGCGTCGTCAAGTGCCCCATCCCCCCCCGCAGGTCGGTGGTGCATGTTCTCCAACTCAGGAATCCGCAGCACCGCGCGAGCCCATTCACAAGGCATACATCGATGGGCTGA
- a CDS encoding FAD-dependent oxidoreductase, with protein MPIQFNRKYRRDLAFFAHWDQLDDALFDRVPRERLKAAQARLQGYIVLPGDPAYDSDRKLANPVFDAYPTVIIYCEVESDVAIALELARGQKLPFTVRSGGHCTAGFSAGAGALIDVSHLDDATVDVAQAIATVGTGCPFKKFDSVLAACGLHVPGGECEDVCIGGFMQGGGYGFTSVTYGMNCDNVIDFRMMLADGQIVTASETENADLWWAVRGGTGGNFGVLLTVRYRLVPLGAVFGWALIWPLQTEPDFENATDALMTLQSRYMLENLDPALNIQVSLCFQPGTTANLPSDTPLQPYLMVRGLYVGSASDGQAAIQPLCDLPGVILQWSKMDSFFTLNDELLNVPYSMPWFPPEVTSPPCEDKASRYVSRPLTPSEWRGLLDYFVSSPNTWSYFYMEFYGGAINAYRRDGNAFVHRHAAFNAVLDVFWLDEVDRPAAENFLLGWMDYMAPMWNGEIYQNYPRLDEPAYGARYWADAQAGLYAVKTKYDPSHAFTFAQEVRPPPLEGQTTAPATMPAGVKRALSEPIAYAQPPGA; from the coding sequence ATGCCAATTCAATTCAACCGGAAATACAGACGCGACCTCGCCTTCTTCGCGCATTGGGACCAGCTCGACGACGCCCTCTTCGACCGCGTTCCCAGGGAACGGCTGAAGGCCGCACAGGCCCGCCTGCAGGGCTACATCGTGCTCCCCGGCGACCCCGCCTACGACAGCGACCGCAAGCTGGCCAACCCGGTGTTCGATGCCTATCCCACCGTGATCATCTATTGCGAGGTGGAAAGCGATGTCGCCATCGCGCTGGAGCTCGCGCGCGGGCAGAAGCTACCGTTCACGGTGCGCTCGGGCGGGCACTGCACGGCCGGGTTCTCTGCCGGTGCCGGTGCCTTGATCGACGTGAGCCACCTCGATGACGCCACCGTCGACGTGGCGCAGGCGATCGCCACGGTGGGCACCGGCTGCCCGTTCAAGAAGTTCGACAGCGTCCTGGCGGCCTGCGGGCTGCACGTGCCGGGCGGCGAGTGCGAGGACGTGTGCATCGGCGGCTTCATGCAGGGCGGCGGATACGGATTCACCTCGGTGACCTATGGCATGAACTGCGACAACGTGATCGACTTCCGCATGATGCTGGCCGATGGCCAGATCGTCACCGCCAGCGAAACGGAGAACGCCGACCTCTGGTGGGCGGTGCGCGGCGGCACCGGCGGTAACTTCGGCGTGCTGCTGACGGTGCGCTATCGCCTGGTTCCCCTCGGCGCCGTGTTCGGATGGGCGCTGATCTGGCCCCTGCAGACCGAACCGGACTTCGAGAATGCGACCGACGCACTGATGACGCTCCAATCCCGCTACATGCTCGAGAACCTCGACCCCGCGTTGAACATCCAGGTCTCCCTGTGCTTCCAGCCCGGCACCACGGCCAACCTGCCGTCCGACACGCCGCTGCAGCCCTACCTGATGGTGCGCGGGCTGTATGTGGGCTCCGCGTCGGACGGCCAGGCCGCGATCCAGCCCTTGTGTGATCTGCCGGGTGTGATCCTGCAGTGGTCCAAGATGGACAGTTTCTTCACCCTCAACGATGAGCTCCTGAACGTCCCGTACAGCATGCCCTGGTTCCCGCCGGAGGTGACGTCGCCCCCGTGCGAGGACAAGGCGTCCCGCTACGTCAGCCGGCCACTCACCCCGTCCGAGTGGCGCGGCCTGCTGGACTACTTCGTGTCGTCTCCGAACACCTGGTCCTACTTCTACATGGAGTTCTACGGTGGCGCCATCAACGCCTATCGGCGCGACGGCAACGCCTTCGTGCACCGCCATGCGGCATTCAATGCGGTGCTGGACGTGTTCTGGCTCGACGAGGTCGACCGTCCCGCGGCAGAGAACTTCCTGCTGGGGTGGATGGACTACATGGCACCGATGTGGAACGGCGAGATCTACCAGAACTACCCGCGCCTGGACGAGCCCGCCTACGGTGCACGCTATTGGGCCGACGCGCAGGCCGGCCTGTATGCGGTCAAGACCAAGTACGACCCGAGCCACGCATTCACCTTTGCGCAGGAGGTACGGCCGCCCCCGTTGGAAGGCCAGACCACCGCGCCGGCCACGATGCCGGCTGGGGTGAAGCGCGCGCTGAGCGAGCCGATTGCCTACGCGCAGCCGCCTGGCGCGTGA
- a CDS encoding LysR family transcriptional regulator codes for MKNASQRLTAALRLRQFELICTLSDTGNMRAAAQRLHITTAAVSKGLHEIESLFGVEMFHRLPRGVVPTATGALIVQRARVMLNEVAALSDEIAASDPGANDVLKIGAPPFIAWTLIPRLLSDMAAEGRNPRVSIVEGRLADIGRQLEAGEIDVLVTMNSPSELGGLKPDGFVIEQIGLESWTVVCAPTHPLALAPQGPTRTWADLASEKWVLPPRPTNSRMMLDHVFAQHGLRQVIPHLEAMNAITHLQLAQQGLGITLAASSVVAERLQSGSLVEIAVEDPPPPVPIVLVYRLKAAYKGNLAALCASAQRLRNEATSVVRKESADIRKFSSRKSRP; via the coding sequence ATGAAAAACGCCTCCCAGAGACTGACGGCTGCGCTCAGGCTGCGCCAGTTCGAGCTGATCTGCACGCTGTCCGACACCGGCAACATGCGTGCGGCGGCACAGCGGCTGCACATCACGACGGCGGCCGTCAGCAAGGGCCTGCATGAAATCGAGTCCCTGTTCGGCGTGGAGATGTTCCATCGCCTGCCGCGCGGGGTGGTGCCCACCGCCACCGGTGCGTTGATTGTCCAGCGCGCACGCGTGATGCTGAACGAAGTCGCCGCGCTGTCGGACGAGATCGCAGCCAGTGATCCGGGTGCGAACGACGTCCTCAAGATCGGGGCGCCCCCGTTCATCGCATGGACGCTGATCCCGAGGCTGCTCAGCGACATGGCCGCCGAAGGCCGGAACCCGCGCGTGAGCATCGTGGAAGGCCGGCTCGCGGACATCGGTCGCCAGCTCGAAGCCGGCGAGATCGATGTGCTCGTGACCATGAACTCACCCTCCGAACTGGGCGGACTCAAGCCCGACGGCTTCGTGATCGAACAGATCGGCCTCGAAAGCTGGACCGTGGTCTGTGCACCCACGCATCCCCTGGCATTGGCCCCCCAAGGCCCGACGAGGACCTGGGCCGATCTCGCCAGCGAGAAATGGGTGCTGCCGCCGCGGCCGACCAACTCCCGCATGATGCTCGACCACGTCTTCGCGCAGCACGGCTTGCGGCAGGTGATCCCGCACCTGGAAGCGATGAACGCCATCACCCATCTGCAGTTGGCGCAACAGGGCCTGGGCATCACGCTGGCCGCCAGCAGCGTCGTGGCGGAACGGCTTCAAAGCGGAAGCCTCGTCGAGATTGCAGTGGAAGATCCACCGCCGCCGGTGCCCATCGTCCTGGTCTACCGGCTCAAGGCGGCTTACAAAGGGAACCTGGCGGCGCTCTGTGCGTCGGCGCAGCGCCTGCGCAACGAAGCAACATCGGTGGTGCGCAAGGAGAGCGCGGACATCAGGAAATTCTCGTCCCGGAAATCCCGCCCGTAG
- a CDS encoding phosphoribosyltransferase, whose translation MFADRLDAAERLAEALQHYGDRQPLILAIPRGAVFMGAVLARRLHGELDVIMVRKLRAPDAPEFAVGAVDEAGWTYIAPHAQAAGAQPGYLEAETRGQLREIRRRRALYTPGRPPVEATGRTVIVVDDGLATGATMIAALHTVRERKPARLVCAVPVVSPHALAQVRVLADETVCLQASANLRAVGQFYRAFPQVEDAQVAALLNARNTAAAARKDARGA comes from the coding sequence ATGTTTGCCGACCGACTTGACGCCGCCGAGCGCTTGGCCGAGGCGCTTCAACACTACGGAGATCGACAACCTTTGATCCTCGCCATTCCCCGGGGAGCGGTGTTCATGGGCGCGGTGCTGGCGCGCCGCCTGCACGGCGAACTGGACGTCATCATGGTTCGCAAGCTTCGAGCGCCAGATGCACCCGAATTCGCCGTGGGCGCGGTCGATGAGGCCGGTTGGACGTACATTGCGCCGCATGCGCAAGCCGCTGGCGCCCAGCCTGGCTACCTCGAGGCAGAGACGCGGGGGCAGTTGCGCGAAATACGCCGTCGCCGCGCGCTTTACACGCCGGGGCGCCCGCCCGTGGAAGCCACCGGCCGAACCGTGATCGTGGTGGACGACGGCCTGGCCACGGGCGCCACGATGATCGCGGCCCTGCATACCGTGCGAGAACGCAAGCCCGCCCGGCTGGTATGCGCGGTCCCCGTGGTCTCCCCACACGCTCTTGCGCAGGTTCGGGTCCTCGCGGACGAAACGGTCTGCCTCCAGGCGTCGGCTAATCTCCGTGCTGTGGGTCAGTTCTACCGCGCATTCCCGCAGGTGGAAGATGCCCAGGTGGCGGCTTTGCTCAACGCGAGGAATACGGCCGCTGCCGCGCGCAAGGATGCGCGTGGCGCCTGA
- a CDS encoding Bug family tripartite tricarboxylate transporter substrate binding protein: MKIAHALLLMASVACGVVASPVVAQPSPYPSRPIKLMVAWAPGGATDILARQIGAEMAKHLGQSVVVDNRPGAVGTIGQAEVAKAAPDGYTLILATNSTYAIAPHLIKKLPYSQDALAPVSLLAASPLILTVKPASTARGLADLLDMSRANPGKLNFSTGGSGSTSHLASELFMDLTKTSMTHIPYKGGGPATMAIAMGEVDVGFVDIGVALPLIAGGRLKPLAVTGSARSPMLPDVPTVGESGIPQFDATTKFGLFAPAGTAKEVVDRLYESVRVVLAGQELRDKLRRQGVEVVASTPEELRKDMLETSARWGRVITERRIVLD, translated from the coding sequence TTGAAAATTGCCCATGCATTGCTGCTCATGGCGAGCGTCGCCTGCGGTGTCGTCGCGTCCCCTGTGGTGGCGCAGCCTTCTCCCTACCCGAGCAGGCCGATCAAATTGATGGTCGCCTGGGCACCCGGTGGCGCCACGGACATCCTCGCCCGCCAGATCGGCGCGGAGATGGCGAAGCATCTGGGGCAGTCTGTCGTGGTGGACAACCGCCCCGGCGCGGTAGGCACCATCGGACAGGCCGAGGTCGCCAAGGCGGCGCCGGATGGCTACACCCTGATCCTGGCCACCAACAGCACCTACGCCATCGCGCCCCATCTGATCAAGAAGCTGCCGTATAGCCAGGATGCGCTGGCGCCCGTCTCGTTGCTGGCCGCGAGCCCGCTGATCCTGACCGTCAAGCCCGCCTCCACGGCCCGCGGGCTCGCGGACCTGCTCGACATGTCCCGTGCGAATCCGGGAAAACTCAACTTCTCCACCGGTGGAAGCGGGTCGACGAGCCACCTGGCGAGCGAGCTTTTCATGGACCTCACCAAGACCTCCATGACCCATATTCCCTACAAAGGCGGTGGCCCCGCCACGATGGCGATTGCCATGGGCGAAGTCGACGTTGGCTTCGTGGATATCGGCGTCGCCCTGCCCCTGATCGCGGGCGGCCGCCTGAAACCCCTGGCCGTGACCGGCTCGGCCCGTTCGCCCATGTTGCCGGACGTGCCCACCGTCGGGGAATCCGGCATTCCGCAGTTCGATGCGACCACCAAATTCGGCCTGTTCGCCCCGGCGGGAACGGCCAAGGAGGTGGTGGACAGGCTGTACGAGTCCGTGCGCGTGGTGCTGGCCGGGCAGGAGTTGCGTGACAAGTTGCGGCGCCAGGGCGTGGAAGTGGTCGCCAGCACGCCGGAAGAGCTCCGCAAGGACATGCTCGAAACCAGCGCGCGGTGGGGCCGCGTGATCACCGAACGCCGCATCGTCCTCGACTGA
- a CDS encoding GAF domain-containing protein: protein MDHQFFELERFKDTLKTGGLKAGLAALNDRVAHRYTAAFRFTGQSMRAVEFHDKAAEPKPDVFDEVPIGDSFCQFVMRNGQFRTGNSALDHRLNGHAYQGVLLSYHGVPLLDNAGELFGTLCHFDFSAEGMTDDEFLFFQKAARLLPPHLVRD from the coding sequence ATGGATCACCAATTTTTCGAACTCGAGCGGTTCAAGGACACGCTCAAGACCGGCGGCTTGAAGGCAGGCCTGGCGGCGCTGAACGACCGCGTGGCGCACCGTTACACCGCCGCGTTCCGCTTTACCGGGCAATCCATGCGGGCGGTGGAGTTCCACGACAAGGCGGCCGAACCCAAACCGGACGTGTTCGATGAAGTGCCCATCGGCGACAGCTTCTGCCAGTTTGTCATGCGCAACGGGCAGTTTCGAACCGGAAACAGCGCGTTGGACCACCGGCTGAACGGCCACGCCTACCAGGGCGTACTGCTGTCCTACCACGGCGTCCCGTTGCTGGACAATGCCGGCGAGCTCTTCGGCACTTTGTGCCATTTCGACTTCTCGGCGGAGGGGATGACCGACGACGAATTCCTTTTCTTCCAGAAGGCGGCCCGGCTGCTGCCCCCGCACCTGGTCAGGGATTGA
- a CDS encoding acyltransferase family protein encodes MVILNHFHADWMPSGFIGVDVFFVISGYVITLNLASKQHLRFAEFCLGFYAHRIKRLFPALCLMVVLSSVAISLFNPDAHRSINTGWTALFGASNIFLWAQANDYFSGATQLNPFTHTWSLGVEEQFYFVFPVILWIGLVKLGHRPRLLTYFLAATCTLSVVSFLVYSQLKPMAAYYLMPTRFWELASGAMLALGTRRSRSRPGRRFRNAPAVAMAGLFSTCLLPATWFSVSIPMAVLFTAAMIHQERRDHYVYDALSGKVAVHLGRVSYSLYLWHWPLLVVGKWTIGAGPLASLAVLLTVILFAEMSFRHVEQPFRLSRWGPTEFRTLSYGLGALSITAVLLHAGLKPIADGLYLGIRPALAERGAESLARPYTAIDGLAWAGEKCVLQSNRDVGKTIDPQACSFGASPNPRRIIVFGNSFSAAFLHGLEELARNDRFTITLTSSWGASATPNMPNKSEWSAVNTYYWDKIYPELASSLKSGDWVFLMSDLHDFSPSKASLESRDLIGRYRSELSGMAQQLGRRRVKLAVLHGNPFAREAQCEPAIALAQWFSPFGRPCNFYGKEDTLQRRRPLDIALKSLGSQIVIVDLLDVFCPSATCNYEGKSGEVLYRDGWSHPSAEAARLSYPILRDAFTALR; translated from the coding sequence ATGGTGATCCTGAATCACTTCCACGCCGATTGGATGCCGAGTGGATTCATCGGGGTAGATGTTTTCTTCGTGATCTCCGGCTACGTGATCACGCTGAATCTGGCGTCCAAACAACACCTCCGCTTTGCCGAGTTTTGTCTCGGCTTCTACGCGCATCGCATCAAGCGGCTGTTTCCCGCACTGTGCCTGATGGTGGTGCTGTCGAGCGTGGCGATCAGCCTCTTCAATCCAGACGCACACAGATCCATCAATACGGGCTGGACCGCGCTGTTCGGCGCATCTAACATCTTTCTGTGGGCCCAGGCCAACGATTACTTTTCGGGCGCCACCCAACTCAATCCCTTCACGCACACCTGGTCGCTGGGTGTTGAGGAACAGTTCTATTTCGTTTTCCCGGTGATCCTATGGATTGGCCTTGTCAAACTGGGCCATCGCCCGAGGCTGCTGACGTACTTCCTGGCTGCCACATGCACGCTCTCCGTGGTCTCATTCCTGGTCTACTCGCAGCTAAAACCCATGGCCGCCTACTACCTCATGCCGACCAGATTCTGGGAGTTGGCCAGCGGCGCAATGCTCGCACTCGGCACGCGGCGCAGCCGATCCAGGCCTGGCAGGCGGTTCCGCAACGCGCCCGCTGTGGCGATGGCCGGTCTGTTCTCGACATGTTTGCTACCCGCCACATGGTTTTCCGTGTCCATACCGATGGCGGTACTTTTCACAGCGGCGATGATTCATCAAGAGCGACGGGACCATTACGTGTACGACGCTCTTTCGGGAAAGGTCGCCGTGCATCTGGGAAGGGTCTCATACTCCCTTTATCTTTGGCATTGGCCGTTGCTGGTCGTCGGCAAATGGACCATCGGCGCGGGACCATTGGCTTCCCTGGCGGTGTTGCTCACGGTGATACTGTTCGCAGAGATGAGCTTTCGCCATGTGGAGCAGCCGTTTCGCCTTTCGCGCTGGGGACCCACCGAATTTCGAACCTTGTCCTACGGGCTCGGAGCGCTTTCCATCACGGCCGTCCTTCTGCATGCAGGACTCAAACCGATCGCAGACGGCCTCTATCTCGGCATTCGCCCCGCCCTTGCCGAGCGCGGCGCAGAAAGCCTGGCTAGACCGTACACCGCCATCGACGGCCTTGCCTGGGCGGGAGAAAAATGTGTCCTGCAGAGCAACCGGGACGTCGGCAAGACGATCGATCCGCAGGCGTGTTCGTTCGGCGCTTCTCCGAACCCCAGACGCATCATTGTTTTTGGTAATTCGTTCTCTGCCGCCTTTCTCCATGGGCTCGAGGAACTGGCACGCAATGACAGATTCACCATCACCCTGACCTCCTCATGGGGTGCCTCAGCCACGCCCAACATGCCCAACAAGAGCGAATGGAGCGCGGTCAACACCTACTACTGGGACAAGATCTACCCCGAGCTTGCCTCATCCCTCAAGAGCGGCGACTGGGTATTTCTGATGAGCGACCTGCATGATTTTTCCCCAAGCAAGGCCAGCCTGGAATCCCGCGATCTGATTGGCAGGTACCGCAGTGAACTGTCTGGAATGGCTCAGCAACTGGGCAGGCGCAGAGTGAAGCTCGCTGTGTTGCACGGCAACCCATTCGCCAGAGAGGCGCAGTGCGAGCCGGCGATCGCCCTGGCTCAGTGGTTCTCTCCTTTTGGGAGACCGTGCAACTTCTATGGGAAGGAAGACACCCTTCAACGAAGAAGGCCACTGGATATTGCATTGAAATCGCTGGGATCTCAAATTGTCATCGTGGATCTTCTGGACGTGTTCTGCCCTTCCGCGACTTGCAACTACGAAGGGAAATCGGGCGAAGTCCTGTACCGGGACGGTTGGTCTCATCCTTCGGCGGAAGCCGCCCGGCTTTCATATCCCATCTTGCGCGATGCGTTCACCGCCTTACGCTGA
- a CDS encoding GGDEF domain-containing protein → MGRFLVTGLARVNAGEPSLDKENALSDAYAAMEEGQLERTRELAHWVLATVDEGDIRYEARALACLAHCDRVGSKLRRASDAARRAAQLFEQLGDEHGEAHALTIYAHVTMLLGRNEEAVEAAILATRLCDVGPPRPQTVAAYNCLGLAYCWSGDHARADAALEKAVQIAQSCQPALSIYQPRLNQVWVEAARLVDERYQTGRMQGLGKLDRLMKECLALERAGQGMPMQPGLRSMARTISLASTSLVAIWQRDFSAARDVLAAASDSLSDSMTWLDSFVRWCHAELAWVQEDWPRAENELKAMREMALTVEHEQLACMADLLLAQVYEWQNQEAAVRLAYRRLRQRERRVVAEGLGSRESLVSWRLGARQSERHLQQALMVSKKFERWSLEDALTGIANRRYFEQSLAERIAASVQSGRPLSVAMVDVDRFKTVNDRFTHSVGDRVLKTVAAIISAEMRQDDLPARWAGDEFVVLFNNTTEQQAEHICLRIRRAVAGFEWGSVAPGLSMSVSIGISQVQPDDTVESALHRSDEAMYSRKSPDLSSAN, encoded by the coding sequence ATGGGGCGCTTTTTGGTGACCGGCCTGGCGCGGGTGAACGCTGGAGAGCCGAGTCTGGACAAGGAAAATGCGCTGTCCGATGCCTACGCCGCGATGGAAGAGGGGCAGCTCGAACGAACCCGGGAGCTTGCGCACTGGGTACTGGCCACGGTGGACGAGGGCGATATCCGCTATGAGGCCCGTGCCTTGGCGTGCCTGGCGCATTGCGACCGCGTCGGCTCGAAACTCAGGCGCGCCAGCGATGCGGCACGCCGCGCGGCCCAACTGTTCGAGCAGCTGGGCGATGAGCACGGCGAGGCCCATGCACTCACGATCTATGCGCACGTAACCATGCTGCTGGGCCGCAACGAGGAAGCGGTCGAGGCTGCCATCCTTGCCACGCGGTTGTGCGATGTGGGGCCACCGCGGCCGCAGACCGTGGCGGCCTACAACTGCCTCGGACTCGCCTATTGCTGGAGCGGGGACCATGCGCGCGCGGATGCCGCCCTCGAGAAGGCGGTGCAGATCGCCCAAAGCTGCCAGCCCGCCCTGAGCATCTACCAACCACGGCTCAACCAGGTCTGGGTCGAGGCTGCCAGGTTGGTGGACGAGAGGTACCAGACCGGGCGGATGCAGGGTCTGGGGAAGCTCGATCGCCTCATGAAGGAATGCCTGGCACTGGAGCGCGCGGGACAGGGGATGCCCATGCAGCCCGGGCTGCGATCGATGGCGCGCACCATTTCGCTCGCGTCGACGAGTTTGGTGGCGATCTGGCAACGTGATTTCTCTGCGGCGCGAGATGTACTCGCCGCGGCCAGCGACTCACTGTCGGACAGCATGACCTGGCTCGACTCCTTCGTGCGCTGGTGCCATGCCGAACTGGCCTGGGTGCAGGAAGACTGGCCCCGCGCCGAGAACGAGCTGAAGGCGATGCGCGAGATGGCATTGACCGTCGAGCACGAACAGCTCGCGTGCATGGCCGACCTGCTGCTCGCGCAAGTCTATGAATGGCAGAACCAGGAAGCCGCCGTCCGCCTGGCCTACCGGAGGCTGCGCCAGCGCGAGCGACGCGTGGTGGCCGAAGGCCTGGGCAGTCGCGAGTCCCTGGTTTCCTGGCGGCTCGGAGCCCGTCAAAGCGAGCGGCACCTGCAACAGGCGCTCATGGTGTCCAAGAAGTTCGAACGGTGGTCCCTCGAGGACGCGTTGACCGGCATTGCCAACCGCAGGTATTTCGAACAATCGCTCGCAGAGCGCATCGCCGCCTCTGTCCAGTCGGGCCGACCGCTTTCGGTGGCGATGGTCGACGTCGACCGGTTCAAGACCGTGAACGATCGGTTTACCCACAGCGTGGGCGACCGTGTCCTCAAGACGGTGGCGGCCATCATCTCGGCCGAAATGCGGCAGGACGACCTTCCGGCGCGCTGGGCCGGTGACGAGTTTGTGGTGCTGTTCAACAACACCACGGAACAGCAGGCCGAGCACATCTGCCTGCGGATCCGGCGGGCCGTCGCCGGCTTTGAATGGGGCTCGGTCGCGCCTGGCCTCAGCATGTCCGTCAGCATCGGGATCAGCCAGGTGCAGCCCGATGACACGGTGGAGTCGGCCTTGCATCGCAGCGACGAGGCGATGTATTCGCGCAAGTCGCCCGATCTCTCGTCGGCGAATTAA
- a CDS encoding phasin family protein — protein MENNAHAQRTARRMARSDEAEIEDVEDVTAAESADLQTHHLMLYFLEQMRRVQSDLCRQWVEEVAEAERGLVLSRHPKDWLDIQRELVTKGIVQTLSGQAEMANAWAEMQSAIAKAIRANGKSASKLCAMPFFDGGARRVTTPAMAPWLDRSLTTWQAVAKAWVAAVMPATEPRGRK, from the coding sequence ATGGAAAACAACGCACATGCTCAGCGAACCGCACGGCGAATGGCGCGATCCGACGAGGCCGAGATCGAGGACGTCGAGGATGTGACGGCCGCCGAATCCGCGGATCTCCAGACGCATCACCTGATGCTTTACTTCCTGGAGCAGATGCGGCGCGTGCAGTCCGACCTCTGCCGGCAATGGGTTGAGGAGGTGGCCGAGGCGGAACGCGGGCTGGTCCTCAGCCGCCATCCGAAGGATTGGCTGGACATCCAGCGCGAGCTGGTGACGAAGGGCATCGTGCAGACCTTGAGTGGGCAGGCAGAGATGGCGAATGCCTGGGCGGAAATGCAGTCCGCCATTGCGAAGGCCATTCGTGCGAACGGCAAAAGTGCGTCGAAATTGTGTGCGATGCCCTTTTTCGACGGCGGTGCCAGGCGCGTTACCACGCCTGCCATGGCCCCCTGGCTGGACCGCTCGCTGACCACGTGGCAGGCGGTGGCCAAGGCCTGGGTGGCCGCGGTCATGCCGGCAACGGAGCCTCGCGGGCGCAAGTAG